Proteins encoded within one genomic window of Lysinibacillus sphaericus:
- a CDS encoding acyl-CoA dehydrogenase family protein, which yields MFQLPTVQFTEAQEQFRLEVRAFLHEELAKGTFVPKCDSWLSGDNPEFSKLIGQKGWIGITWPKKYGGQERSTIDRYILTEEFLAIGAPVAAHWFADRQTGPLLLRYGTEQQRAFFLPQIVKGECYFGIGLSEPNSGSDLASVSTRAEKVEGGWIVNGQKIWTSNAHLCHYMVTLVRTSPYDGKHKHAGLSQLIVDLQADGITVVPIKFLTGEHHYNEVFFDNVFVPDNMVVGEIGNGWVQGLAELAFERSGPERILSTFPLIDELIQELKRQNNIEGLKQASKVVARLWSLRNLSIGVAQLLATGNGDEVSIPAALVKALGTKFEQSIPEITRLLVQTYPTLDAQRKIDRLMAESILHAPGFTIRGGTSEVLYGIVAKGVVAQ from the coding sequence ATGTTTCAATTACCAACAGTGCAATTTACAGAAGCGCAAGAACAATTCCGTTTAGAAGTTCGAGCATTTCTACACGAAGAACTAGCAAAAGGAACCTTCGTGCCGAAATGTGATTCTTGGTTAAGTGGAGATAACCCTGAATTTTCTAAATTGATAGGTCAAAAAGGCTGGATTGGTATCACCTGGCCAAAAAAATATGGCGGTCAAGAGCGCAGTACTATTGATCGTTATATTTTAACGGAGGAATTTTTAGCTATAGGTGCGCCGGTTGCAGCACATTGGTTTGCTGATCGACAAACAGGACCACTACTTTTGCGTTATGGCACAGAACAACAGCGTGCATTTTTCCTACCGCAAATTGTGAAAGGTGAATGCTACTTCGGCATTGGGTTAAGTGAACCAAATAGTGGTTCAGATTTGGCTTCTGTCAGTACACGTGCTGAAAAAGTAGAAGGCGGCTGGATCGTAAACGGTCAAAAAATATGGACGAGTAATGCGCATCTATGTCACTACATGGTGACTTTAGTTCGAACGAGCCCATATGATGGCAAACATAAACATGCGGGATTAAGCCAACTAATCGTCGATTTACAAGCGGATGGAATTACAGTAGTCCCAATCAAATTTTTAACAGGTGAACATCATTACAATGAAGTATTCTTTGATAATGTCTTTGTTCCTGACAATATGGTTGTCGGTGAAATTGGCAATGGTTGGGTTCAAGGTTTAGCAGAGCTAGCATTTGAACGCAGTGGCCCAGAGCGTATTTTAAGCACGTTCCCTTTAATCGATGAACTCATTCAAGAATTAAAAAGACAAAATAACATTGAAGGGTTAAAACAAGCATCTAAAGTTGTCGCACGCCTCTGGAGCTTACGCAATTTATCAATTGGTGTAGCCCAGCTTTTAGCAACTGGAAACGGCGATGAAGTCTCTATTCCCGCTGCTCTTGTAAAAGCGCTTGGCACCAAATTTGAACAAAGCATACCAGAAATTACTCGTTTATTAGTGCAAACCTACCCTACACTTGACGCGCAACGTAAAATCGACCGTTTAATGGCAGAGTCTATTTTACATGCACCAGGTTTTACAATTCGAGGAGGCACTTCAGAAGTACTTTATGGCATAGTAGCGAAAGGAGTTGTCGCACAGTGA
- a CDS encoding aldehyde dehydrogenase family protein, with translation MTTIIREIREQFNPAKPSQCIGQVELLTVDETKEVVTAANEAFEDWKNTSSVVRGELLRVTADLLEQNIDKVAETASNEMGKTKNEMIGEVKRGASILRYFAQEGMRATGEVLPSASEGKMLYTMRVPLGVVAAITPWNFPVAIPLWKIAPALVYGNTVVWKPSIESALTGKLIGELFEQAGIPKNVLNVVQGRGSKVGQVLLEAPEVKAITFTGSNGVGQSILDSAGSTKKKIQLELGGKNAAIILADADIHLAAKLTIEGAMKQTGQRCTATSRVYIEEAVYDEVLACLIEQAREIKVGTSMGPVSSKGQYESILAAIEKAKLEGAKLVYGGGPTQGKSEGYYIDPTIFTNVTHAMGIARDEIFGPVLAVIKVKDYEEAIRLSNDSEFGLSASIYTNNIQKAFDFIQRSEVGLVQVNDETGGAEPQAPFGGMKNSSTGAREQGQAAKEFFTTFKTVTIRTQGM, from the coding sequence ATGACAACTATCATTAGGGAAATTCGAGAGCAATTTAATCCTGCAAAACCATCGCAATGTATTGGTCAAGTAGAGCTTTTGACAGTGGATGAGACAAAGGAAGTCGTTACAGCGGCAAATGAAGCATTTGAAGATTGGAAAAATACATCGTCAGTAGTGCGTGGGGAACTATTGCGTGTCACTGCAGACTTGCTCGAACAAAATATTGATAAAGTAGCTGAAACAGCTTCCAACGAAATGGGTAAAACCAAAAATGAAATGATTGGGGAGGTGAAACGTGGCGCTTCTATTTTGCGCTATTTTGCACAAGAAGGAATGCGGGCGACAGGTGAAGTATTGCCGTCTGCCAGTGAAGGCAAAATGTTGTACACAATGCGTGTCCCTCTTGGTGTAGTTGCAGCTATTACACCATGGAATTTCCCAGTAGCTATTCCTTTGTGGAAAATTGCGCCCGCATTAGTATACGGCAATACGGTTGTTTGGAAACCTTCTATTGAAAGCGCTTTAACGGGAAAACTTATCGGCGAGCTCTTTGAACAAGCAGGTATACCAAAGAATGTGTTAAACGTTGTACAAGGACGCGGTTCGAAAGTTGGGCAAGTTTTGCTTGAAGCACCAGAAGTGAAAGCAATAACATTTACCGGTTCAAATGGTGTTGGGCAAAGTATTTTAGATAGTGCAGGATCAACTAAGAAAAAAATTCAGCTTGAACTAGGCGGTAAAAACGCTGCCATTATATTAGCTGATGCGGACATTCATCTCGCTGCAAAGTTAACAATTGAAGGAGCAATGAAGCAAACCGGACAACGTTGTACAGCAACTAGTCGAGTTTATATTGAGGAAGCAGTTTATGATGAGGTGTTAGCATGTTTAATTGAACAAGCGAGGGAAATCAAAGTCGGCACGTCAATGGGTCCAGTTTCCTCAAAAGGTCAATATGAGAGTATTTTAGCTGCCATTGAAAAAGCAAAATTAGAAGGTGCCAAACTTGTCTATGGTGGTGGACCGACGCAAGGTAAATCAGAAGGTTATTATATTGACCCGACGATTTTTACAAATGTAACACATGCTATGGGCATTGCGCGTGATGAAATTTTTGGACCAGTTTTAGCTGTGATTAAGGTAAAGGATTATGAAGAAGCAATTCGATTATCCAACGACTCTGAATTTGGGTTAAGTGCTTCTATTTATACGAACAACATTCAAAAAGCTTTTGATTTTATTCAGCGTAGCGAAGTGGGGCTTGTTCAAGTGAACGACGAGACAGGTGGTGCTGAACCCCAAGCGCCATTTGGCGGCATGAAAAATTCAAGTACTGGCGCACGTGAACAAGGGCAAGCAGCAAAAGAATTTTTTACAACATTTAAAACGGTGACAATCCGCACACAGGGAATGTAA
- a CDS encoding sigma-54 interaction domain-containing protein produces the protein MSVTELHKEEHFFIVKNGEVIVKSDIQQELLEQISEKYCKGQETFEVQEYFVHVVETSQGTLFTARSLKQFNDIDFMNPLSHKLLNSISDGVTICDRHGKILFQNDIDIEIVGIDLRGRYAKDVIAEGLMSDSISMKVIESQEKVTILQTFINGRCFLVTGQPIFDEDGKLQYVVAITRDMTQLKLLEQEVQKLEDQNENFKYKLQALHNQESRKSSLIAVSSAMMQVVKRVMRVAEVDSTVLIGGESGVGKEEITKLIHAYSRRSHKQILTINCSAIPETLLESELFGYESGAFTGASKGGKAGLFEIASGGTVFLDEIGEMPLQLQAKLLRVLQESEVQRIGSGRPIAIDVRIIAATNRNLADMVRQGSFREDLYYRLNIIPIEIPPLRHRRQDIIPLVNHFLALIGDKYGIHRTIESTAMKVLEAYAWPGNVRQLKNMVERLCLLATQPEITASTVQQELDSNPLVIRQVDNTVQQPNVQQQLAVPLLVGTLKEQVAMFEKQLIKQALSEHPSIRQAAKALGCDQSTLVRKIQKFQLTRHISYQE, from the coding sequence ATGTCAGTAACAGAACTTCATAAGGAAGAACATTTTTTTATTGTGAAAAATGGTGAAGTGATTGTCAAAAGTGATATCCAACAAGAGCTTCTTGAACAAATAAGTGAGAAATACTGTAAAGGACAAGAAACATTTGAGGTGCAAGAATATTTCGTCCATGTAGTAGAAACATCTCAAGGTACACTGTTTACAGCTAGATCATTGAAGCAGTTTAACGATATCGATTTTATGAACCCCCTGTCACATAAGTTGTTGAACTCAATTTCTGATGGGGTGACAATTTGTGATCGTCACGGCAAAATTTTATTTCAAAATGATATTGATATTGAAATTGTTGGCATCGATTTACGGGGGAGATATGCAAAAGATGTCATTGCTGAAGGGTTAATGAGTGATTCTATTTCGATGAAAGTAATTGAATCGCAAGAAAAGGTAACGATATTGCAAACTTTCATTAACGGTAGATGTTTTTTAGTCACAGGTCAGCCTATTTTTGACGAAGATGGCAAATTACAATATGTTGTTGCCATCACACGGGATATGACACAACTCAAATTGCTTGAACAAGAAGTACAAAAATTAGAAGATCAAAATGAAAATTTTAAATACAAACTACAAGCCTTACATAATCAAGAATCGAGAAAAAGTAGTTTAATTGCCGTATCTTCCGCCATGATGCAAGTAGTCAAAAGGGTGATGCGTGTAGCGGAAGTAGATTCTACCGTGCTAATTGGTGGTGAATCGGGAGTCGGCAAAGAGGAGATTACAAAACTTATTCATGCCTATAGCAGACGAAGTCATAAGCAAATCTTAACAATCAATTGTAGTGCAATTCCAGAAACATTACTTGAATCTGAACTTTTTGGCTATGAATCAGGGGCATTTACGGGAGCTAGTAAAGGTGGAAAAGCCGGACTCTTTGAAATTGCATCAGGAGGCACGGTGTTTTTAGATGAAATTGGAGAAATGCCTTTGCAACTCCAAGCTAAATTATTGCGAGTGCTACAAGAATCGGAGGTACAGCGCATAGGAAGTGGCAGACCGATTGCAATTGATGTACGAATTATCGCAGCAACCAACCGAAACTTAGCGGATATGGTTAGGCAAGGTAGCTTTCGGGAGGATTTATATTATCGCTTAAACATTATCCCTATTGAAATTCCACCATTAAGACATCGTCGGCAAGATATTATTCCATTAGTTAATCATTTTTTAGCGTTGATAGGTGATAAATATGGCATTCATCGAACAATTGAGTCAACAGCTATGAAAGTGTTAGAAGCGTATGCATGGCCGGGAAATGTCAGGCAATTAAAAAATATGGTGGAACGCCTTTGCTTATTGGCTACCCAACCTGAAATTACGGCAAGTACAGTTCAACAAGAGCTTGATAGCAATCCACTAGTTATTCGACAAGTCGACAATACAGTGCAACAGCCAAATGTACAACAACAGCTTGCAGTTCCACTTTTGGTAGGTACATTAAAAGAGCAAGTGGCAATGTTTGAAAAGCAATTGATTAAGCAAGCATTATCCGAACATCCGAGTATAAGACAAGCAGCCAAAGCGCTCGGTTGCGATCAATCTACGTTAGTAAGGAAAATACAAAAATTCCAATTGACACGGCATATCTCCTATCAAGAATAA
- a CDS encoding hydantoinase/oxoprolinase family protein produces the protein MAQTRLAIDVGGTFTDVFVFNEDTGEIFVTKTSSTPSNPEQGILNGVEKAELKGQDIKIFSHGTTVGTNALIERKLPKTALITTKGFRDVTEIRRGTKEDIWDTYKDTAKPYIQRRDRFEVTERIDYEGTVLQAIDEEEIRVLAKKLKRRGTESIAICFINSYVNGENEAKVKKILLEELPDVYICTSSEVLPEIFEHERMSTTIINAVLGPIMSNYISKLSNEMQKRGYEEEILVLHSGGGVMTSSTVPRYAARLASSGIAAGAIASKHIAKLCGFENAIGLDMGGTSTDISLMYKGQIRITKDWSIEYGYPIGFPSIEILTIGAGGGSLAWQDEGGSLRNGPQSAGAIPGPACYGHGGTEPTNSDANVVLGRLGVTLLDGMMQLDKRKAQQAVTKIAQAFNQTIEEAASAIIEVANANMSDAVRLISVRRGYDPRDFALVAFGGAGPLHAAHLAKDLNIPKVIIPTHPGVAAAMGCLLVDVRHDISKTFVKKANEVSVEELDIQYQALRKEAKALLEEEGISEETSTLMNYMDLRYKGQWRSLAVVVPDYVTSLEEVLAAFHQEHEREFAFSDKDQIVEIYGLRVTAIGTVPKPNFPQFESTGSLQDAYKETRPVYFDGAYVETNVYYRDKIPVHAQLQGPAIVDQLDTTTVIPPGFTAEVDAYKNIIITVN, from the coding sequence ATGGCACAAACTCGCTTAGCAATAGATGTTGGTGGAACGTTTACAGATGTGTTTGTTTTTAATGAAGATACAGGAGAAATATTTGTCACAAAAACTTCATCCACCCCATCAAACCCTGAACAGGGAATTTTAAATGGCGTTGAGAAGGCAGAGTTGAAAGGGCAGGATATTAAAATTTTTTCTCATGGCACGACGGTTGGTACGAATGCATTAATTGAGCGAAAGCTACCGAAAACCGCTCTAATTACGACAAAAGGATTTCGCGATGTCACAGAAATTCGTCGCGGCACAAAGGAGGATATTTGGGATACGTACAAAGATACGGCAAAGCCCTATATTCAACGCCGCGATCGTTTTGAAGTCACCGAGCGAATAGATTATGAAGGAACAGTATTGCAAGCTATCGATGAGGAAGAAATTCGGGTATTAGCAAAGAAATTGAAACGTCGCGGGACAGAATCCATTGCTATATGTTTTATCAATTCTTATGTGAATGGAGAAAACGAAGCAAAAGTGAAAAAGATTTTACTTGAGGAACTGCCAGATGTTTATATATGTACTTCAAGTGAAGTACTACCTGAAATATTCGAGCATGAACGGATGAGTACAACGATTATTAATGCGGTTCTAGGACCAATCATGAGCAATTATATTAGTAAATTAAGTAATGAAATGCAAAAAAGAGGCTATGAGGAGGAAATTTTAGTTTTACATTCTGGCGGAGGTGTCATGACGTCTAGTACAGTGCCTCGCTATGCCGCTAGATTAGCGAGCTCAGGAATTGCTGCGGGAGCAATTGCGAGCAAACATATAGCAAAGTTATGCGGTTTTGAAAATGCGATAGGCTTGGATATGGGAGGAACAAGTACAGATATTTCACTGATGTACAAAGGACAAATTCGAATTACAAAGGATTGGTCTATTGAATATGGTTATCCAATAGGATTTCCAAGTATTGAAATATTAACGATAGGTGCTGGCGGTGGTAGTTTAGCTTGGCAAGATGAAGGTGGATCATTACGAAATGGGCCGCAAAGTGCTGGTGCTATACCAGGTCCAGCCTGCTATGGTCATGGTGGTACAGAGCCAACCAACTCAGACGCTAATGTCGTTTTAGGACGTCTTGGTGTGACATTGTTAGATGGGATGATGCAATTAGATAAAAGAAAGGCACAGCAGGCTGTAACAAAAATTGCGCAAGCTTTCAATCAAACAATTGAAGAAGCTGCGAGTGCCATTATTGAAGTTGCCAATGCCAATATGAGTGATGCCGTTCGTTTAATTTCTGTACGAAGGGGCTATGACCCACGTGATTTTGCTCTTGTAGCCTTTGGTGGTGCAGGGCCACTTCATGCCGCACATTTAGCAAAAGATTTAAATATCCCGAAAGTCATTATCCCTACACATCCGGGCGTAGCAGCAGCAATGGGATGCTTACTTGTAGATGTACGCCACGATATTTCAAAAACGTTTGTAAAAAAAGCAAATGAAGTATCAGTCGAAGAGCTCGATATTCAATATCAGGCACTACGGAAAGAGGCGAAAGCATTATTAGAAGAAGAAGGGATTTCTGAAGAAACATCGACTTTGATGAATTATATGGATCTTCGCTATAAGGGACAATGGCGTTCCTTAGCGGTTGTGGTACCAGATTACGTCACTTCCTTGGAGGAAGTATTAGCAGCATTCCACCAAGAACATGAGCGAGAATTTGCATTTTCAGATAAGGACCAGATTGTTGAGATTTACGGTTTACGTGTGACTGCAATAGGTACAGTGCCAAAACCTAATTTCCCACAATTTGAATCAACTGGCTCCTTACAAGATGCTTATAAAGAGACACGACCTGTCTATTTTGATGGGGCATATGTTGAAACAAACGTTTATTATCGCGATAAAATTCCAGTGCATGCACAATTACAAGGTCCTGCAATTGTGGATCAATTAGATACGACGACGGTCATTCCACCAGGATTTACGGCTGAAGTAGATGCTTATAAAAATATCATTATTACCGTGAACTAA
- the rpoN gene encoding RNA polymerase factor sigma-54 translates to MQMTIKTSQKVTQILSAQLVQHLEILQYSATELEQYIYERATENPLLVVNDAKEKTQYEEIMQLANCSVHHFSSSYDRSSSNQFNMIEMKLAEKENYEQFLLEQVPMHQNLSSIDLRILKFLIQSLDNRLFLDVELEIVADKFQTSYSHVEAILDLLQTFEPIGVGARSYQEFLLIQLDNDQFAPQMASTFIRSDLELVATQAIKQLSKKYKMPLQDVIETVHYIKKLKPIMMGDKLESIPYVMPDIEVKAIAGEWVIQLTRHHLPIVSIDESYVALLKNDPNYQTYYRDSMKDALALLQGIEQRDKTLYELTRLLLQQQENFFTKGLEAIKPMRLKDLADLLAVHESTISRAIRGKYIQTPKGIYALQSLFTKGLLNSSGKMDSIMYIKKRLQKLIETEDKRNPLADQQLTNILCEEGIQISRRTVAKYREELNILSSYNRAYG, encoded by the coding sequence ATGCAAATGACGATTAAAACTTCTCAAAAGGTCACACAAATATTATCAGCACAGTTAGTCCAGCATTTAGAAATATTGCAATATTCGGCGACTGAGCTAGAGCAATACATTTATGAAAGGGCAACAGAAAATCCACTATTAGTAGTCAACGACGCAAAAGAAAAAACGCAATATGAGGAGATTATGCAATTAGCAAATTGTTCTGTTCATCATTTTTCATCATCCTATGATAGGTCTAGCAGTAACCAATTTAATATGATTGAGATGAAGCTTGCTGAAAAAGAAAATTATGAACAATTCCTTTTAGAGCAAGTGCCGATGCATCAAAATTTATCTTCTATTGATTTACGAATTTTAAAATTTTTAATCCAATCGTTGGATAATCGCTTATTTTTGGACGTAGAGTTAGAGATTGTAGCAGACAAGTTTCAAACTAGTTATTCGCATGTAGAGGCAATTTTAGATTTATTACAAACTTTTGAGCCGATTGGCGTAGGCGCACGAAGTTACCAAGAATTTTTACTTATCCAATTGGATAATGATCAGTTTGCGCCGCAAATGGCTTCGACCTTTATTCGTTCGGATTTAGAGTTAGTTGCAACGCAAGCGATTAAACAGTTGAGTAAAAAATATAAGATGCCTTTACAAGATGTCATCGAAACGGTTCACTATATAAAAAAATTGAAACCGATCATGATGGGGGATAAATTAGAATCGATTCCCTATGTGATGCCAGATATCGAAGTGAAAGCAATTGCTGGAGAATGGGTGATTCAGTTAACTCGTCACCACTTACCTATCGTATCGATTGATGAAAGTTATGTTGCGCTGTTAAAAAATGATCCAAATTATCAAACGTACTACCGAGATTCCATGAAAGATGCATTAGCTCTATTGCAAGGAATTGAACAGCGAGATAAGACGCTTTATGAGTTAACTAGATTATTATTGCAACAGCAGGAAAATTTCTTTACGAAGGGGTTAGAAGCGATAAAACCTATGCGTTTAAAAGATCTTGCTGACTTGTTAGCTGTACATGAATCGACCATTAGTCGTGCTATTCGAGGGAAGTATATTCAAACGCCAAAAGGCATTTATGCATTACAATCTTTGTTTACAAAGGGCTTGCTGAATTCTTCCGGAAAAATGGATTCGATTATGTACATTAAAAAGCGCTTACAAAAGTTGATTGAAACCGAGGATAAACGAAATCCTTTAGCAGACCAGCAATTGACAAATATTTTATGTGAAGAAGGAATTCAAATTTCAAGAAGAACTGTTGCAAAGTATCGAGAGGAATTAAATATTTTAAGTTCATATAATCGAGCGTATGGGTAA
- a CDS encoding aminotransferase family protein, with amino-acid sequence MTIQLKEELKTLDQKHFLHPTTSIEQQQTQGPAAIFTEGKGIYLKDLEGKSYIDGMSSLWNVNVGHGREEIAEVAKEQMATLAFSSCFASFSNEPAIRLATKIASLTPGDLNTVFFTSGGSESNDTAIKLARHYWLLKGQPARQKIISRTQSYHGVAMGATNATGIQAFRNFTNSPAPDFHYVYNQSVRDLREMIEALGPETVAAFISEPIQGAGGVNIPPEDYFKEVRKLCDEYGILFIADEVITGFGRTGKWFGMEHYGVVPDMMSFAKGVSSGYAQLGGVVISEKIHETYCQLSKGTLMHGYTYSGHALACQVGLKNIDILEREMLIENAASMGEAMLTGFKALQEKYSFIGNVRTIGLLGAIELVKNRETGELFKTAISPIFVQETMKRGLILRTVTYEQDTVVFAPPLILSKAELNEMLRILDETFEFVRKTIIAKD; translated from the coding sequence ATGACAATTCAACTAAAAGAAGAATTGAAAACTTTAGATCAAAAGCATTTTCTACATCCAACGACGTCGATTGAGCAACAGCAAACACAAGGGCCTGCTGCTATTTTTACAGAGGGGAAAGGCATCTATTTAAAAGATTTAGAGGGGAAAAGTTATATTGATGGCATGTCTTCTTTATGGAACGTAAACGTTGGACACGGTCGTGAGGAAATTGCAGAAGTTGCAAAAGAACAAATGGCAACATTAGCATTTAGCTCTTGTTTTGCTTCATTTAGTAATGAACCAGCTATTCGTTTAGCAACGAAAATAGCCTCTTTAACACCAGGAGATTTAAATACAGTATTTTTTACTTCCGGAGGATCAGAATCAAATGATACGGCGATTAAACTAGCTCGCCATTACTGGTTATTAAAGGGTCAGCCAGCGCGTCAAAAAATTATTTCACGTACACAATCCTATCATGGGGTGGCGATGGGAGCGACAAATGCGACGGGTATACAGGCATTTCGTAACTTTACCAACTCTCCTGCACCTGATTTCCATTATGTTTACAATCAATCTGTTCGCGATCTTCGAGAAATGATTGAAGCACTAGGTCCAGAAACAGTAGCAGCGTTTATTTCCGAGCCGATTCAAGGAGCGGGAGGAGTCAATATTCCGCCAGAAGATTATTTTAAAGAAGTACGTAAACTTTGCGATGAGTACGGCATTTTATTTATAGCGGATGAAGTAATTACCGGTTTCGGTCGTACGGGTAAATGGTTTGGCATGGAGCATTATGGCGTTGTACCAGATATGATGTCATTTGCTAAAGGGGTATCGAGTGGCTACGCACAGCTTGGAGGTGTGGTAATTTCGGAAAAAATTCATGAAACATATTGCCAGCTTTCCAAAGGGACTTTAATGCACGGTTATACGTATAGTGGTCATGCATTGGCTTGCCAAGTAGGCTTAAAAAACATTGACATTCTAGAGCGGGAAATGTTGATAGAAAACGCAGCATCTATGGGAGAAGCGATGTTGACAGGTTTTAAAGCGCTTCAAGAAAAATATAGCTTTATCGGAAATGTTCGAACAATTGGTTTGCTTGGTGCTATTGAGCTAGTTAAAAATCGTGAAACTGGCGAGCTTTTCAAGACTGCCATTAGCCCAATATTTGTTCAAGAAACGATGAAACGAGGCTTAATTTTACGAACAGTCACGTACGAGCAAGATACAGTTGTTTTTGCACCACCACTTATTTTATCGAAAGCAGAATTAAACGAAATGTTACGTATTCTAGATGAGACTTTTGAATTTGTGCGTAAAACGATTATTGCAAAAGATTAA
- a CDS encoding amino acid permease encodes MGALQKSLKTRHITMISIGGVIGTGLFVGTGKNILSTGPAAVISYAIACLLIVLIMQMVGEMAAGEIALGEKSGQSGELGSFASYAGKYIGPWAGFTVGWLYWASWVFIVGLEAALIGGMLHNWFPFIPIWVGSVGITLLMTIINIYSVKSFGEFEYWLSFIKVTAIIIFLVVGTAMIFGIWPNYEPKGLGILTAFGGFAPNGVVPIFTAIVFVIFSICGAEVAAIAAAESENPAKNIVRAIRNVVFRLGLFFVGSVAIMVMIIPWNDSTFLAAPYANILTMAGLPIAAQIIQIVIFISLISVLNSALYTSSRMLLEMSRQGDAPKIFSQIRNRRGAPVPAIIGSTLVAYICAMLYFISPEVIFYFLGNCVGGLMIAVYIFIAISQIRFRRYYDQVSGEPLSIRMWLFPYLSYVTIGVLTIVYLCQVLIESLRTQFYLSTLVLIVSIVLFVIMRKLSTKPAEQLEDKLASE; translated from the coding sequence ATGGGAGCTTTGCAAAAATCACTGAAAACACGACATATTACAATGATTTCCATTGGTGGGGTAATTGGAACCGGGCTTTTTGTTGGAACCGGAAAAAACATTTTAAGTACCGGTCCAGCAGCAGTCATATCCTATGCAATTGCGTGTTTGCTCATTGTCTTAATTATGCAAATGGTTGGTGAAATGGCGGCTGGGGAAATCGCATTAGGAGAGAAGTCTGGTCAATCGGGGGAGTTAGGCTCATTTGCATCTTATGCAGGAAAGTATATTGGGCCATGGGCAGGTTTTACAGTTGGCTGGCTTTATTGGGCTAGCTGGGTATTCATTGTTGGACTAGAAGCTGCATTAATCGGGGGTATGCTGCATAACTGGTTTCCATTTATACCGATTTGGGTTGGAAGTGTAGGCATTACATTGTTAATGACCATTATTAATATTTATTCGGTGAAATCATTCGGTGAATTTGAATATTGGCTATCATTTATTAAAGTTACGGCAATCATTATCTTTTTAGTAGTTGGAACAGCAATGATTTTCGGTATATGGCCTAATTATGAGCCTAAAGGATTAGGGATTTTAACAGCATTTGGTGGCTTTGCACCAAATGGAGTTGTTCCAATATTTACCGCAATTGTGTTTGTTATATTTTCTATTTGCGGTGCTGAAGTTGCAGCGATTGCTGCGGCAGAGTCTGAAAATCCAGCAAAAAATATTGTTCGTGCTATTCGCAATGTCGTATTCCGTCTCGGATTATTTTTTGTCGGCTCAGTAGCTATTATGGTCATGATTATCCCGTGGAATGATTCAACGTTTTTAGCAGCACCCTATGCCAATATTTTAACGATGGCTGGACTTCCAATTGCAGCTCAAATTATTCAAATCGTTATATTTATTTCATTAATTTCGGTGCTTAATTCAGCACTTTATACAAGTTCACGCATGTTACTTGAAATGTCACGTCAAGGAGATGCACCAAAAATCTTCTCACAAATACGAAATCGCCGCGGTGCACCAGTACCAGCTATTATTGGAAGTACCTTAGTTGCATATATTTGTGCCATGCTCTATTTTATTTCCCCAGAAGTAATTTTTTATTTTTTAGGTAATTGTGTTGGAGGATTAATGATTGCTGTTTATATTTTTATCGCTATTTCACAAATACGATTTCGACGGTATTATGATCAAGTTTCGGGCGAGCCATTATCGATTAGGATGTGGTTATTTCCATACTTATCGTATGTTACGATTGGTGTTTTAACGATTGTCTATTTATGCCAAGTGTTAATTGAATCGTTGCGTACGCAGTTTTACTTAAGTACATTAGTATTGATTGTGTCAATTGTGCTATTTGTCATCATGCGAAAACTTTCAACTAAACCAGCAGAGCAATTAGAGGATAAGTTAGCTTCAGAGTAG